From Candidatus Tectomicrobia bacterium, the proteins below share one genomic window:
- a CDS encoding VOC family protein, producing the protein MPGAAKRLQHVGLQVKDMEASVRFYREVVGLKLTSMRPSPPAPRAICFLRGADMHHDVVLFAQPADGDPDAAGPADSHFRKDVGINHLAFELGSREDWLEELARIRRAGAKIVFGPAVHGAEGGDENPFVGGSGSHSFYILDPDGNRVEFFCWMMRVSRPGFAAQEFES; encoded by the coding sequence ATGCCAGGCGCCGCGAAACGCCTCCAGCACGTGGGACTCCAGGTCAAGGACATGGAAGCCTCCGTCCGTTTCTACCGTGAGGTCGTGGGGCTCAAGCTCACCTCGATGCGCCCTTCTCCCCCCGCCCCCCGGGCCATATGCTTCCTGCGGGGCGCCGACATGCACCACGACGTGGTCCTCTTCGCCCAGCCCGCGGACGGCGATCCGGATGCCGCCGGTCCGGCCGATTCCCACTTCCGCAAGGACGTGGGCATCAACCACCTGGCCTTTGAACTGGGCTCCCGGGAGGACTGGCTCGAGGAGCTGGCGCGCATCCGCCGGGCCGGGGCGAAGATCGTCTTCGGCCCGGCGGTCCACGGCGCCGAGGGAGGGGACGAGAATCCCTTCGTGGGGGGAAGCGGGAGCCACTCCTTTTACATCCTCGATCCCGACGGCAACCGGGTGGAGTTCTTCTGCTGGATGATGCGGGTCAGCCGGCCCGGCTTCGCGGCGCAGGAGTTCGAGTCGTAG